A single region of the Pseudomonas sp. GGS8 genome encodes:
- a CDS encoding flagellar brake protein, with protein sequence MFNALNAEDAPQPPKVLTTPLEISGNLRQLQDSHDPLIITFHERSQRFQSYLVDVDRDSNMIALDEMIPRDGERFLLAGEPFKVEGFHDGVRIAWESNGPLTIDESGDGRCYRGTLPDEVVYHQRRNAFRAALKLAQLVNVELGGEKLKSPIGGKLLDISATGCKLRFDGDITARLQLGQVYDRFIAALPFGSMTAPVELRYLHFEEKINTTFAGVRFHNMSGLVQRQVERFVYQLQREARRFDKDDF encoded by the coding sequence GTGTTCAATGCCTTAAATGCGGAAGATGCTCCGCAGCCACCCAAGGTGCTCACCACGCCCCTGGAAATCTCCGGCAATCTGCGTCAGCTGCAAGACAGCCATGACCCGCTGATCATCACGTTCCACGAGCGCAGCCAGCGCTTCCAGAGTTATCTGGTGGACGTCGATCGTGACAGCAACATGATTGCCCTGGACGAAATGATCCCGCGCGACGGCGAACGTTTTCTGCTGGCCGGCGAACCATTCAAGGTTGAAGGCTTCCACGACGGCGTGCGCATCGCCTGGGAAAGCAATGGCCCGCTGACCATCGACGAATCCGGCGATGGCCGCTGCTACCGTGGCACACTGCCCGATGAGGTGGTTTACCACCAACGCCGCAATGCTTTCCGTGCTGCATTGAAACTGGCACAACTGGTCAATGTCGAGCTGGGGGGTGAGAAACTCAAGTCGCCCATCGGCGGCAAACTGCTGGACATCTCCGCCACCGGCTGCAAATTGCGCTTCGACGGCGACATCACCGCCAGGCTGCAATTGGGTCAGGTCTACGACCGCTTCATCGCCGCCCTGCCCTTTGGCAGCATGACGGCCCCGGTCGAGTTGCGTTACCTGCACTTTGAAGAAAAGATCAACACCACCTTCGCCGGCGTGCGTTTTCACAACATGAGCGGCCTGGTGCAACGGCAAGTCGAGCGGTTTGTCTATCAGCTTCAGCGTGAAGCGCGACGCTTTGACAAAGACGACTTCTGA
- the flgB gene encoding flagellar basal body rod protein FlgB translates to MSISFDKALGIHEQALGFRAQRAEVLANNIANADTPNYKARDLDFSKVLAEQNEKTKNGKFALSMTNSRHIEAEGLGNGDESLMYRTPMQPSIDQNTVDAQLEQSNYAENAVNFQASFTLLNSKFKGLVSALRGE, encoded by the coding sequence ATGAGCATCAGCTTCGATAAAGCGCTCGGTATCCACGAACAAGCCCTGGGCTTCCGCGCTCAGCGCGCTGAAGTCCTGGCTAACAACATCGCCAACGCCGACACCCCGAACTACAAGGCTCGGGATCTGGACTTCTCGAAAGTGCTTGCCGAGCAGAACGAGAAAACCAAAAACGGCAAGTTCGCCTTGAGCATGACCAACAGCCGTCACATCGAAGCTGAAGGGCTGGGCAATGGCGACGAGTCGCTGATGTACCGCACGCCGATGCAACCGTCGATCGACCAGAACACCGTGGACGCCCAACTGGAACAGTCGAACTACGCGGAAAACGCGGTCAACTTCCAGGCCAGCTTCACCCTGCTCAACAGTAAATTCAAAGGGCTGGTGTCAGCCCTGCGCGGAGAGTAA
- the flgC gene encoding flagellar basal body rod protein FlgC: MSLSSVFNIAGSGMSAQTTRLNTVASNIANAETVSSSIDQTYRARHPVFATMFQGGQSGGSDSLFQNQDAAGQGVQVLGVVEDQSNLEARYEPNHPAADAKGYVYYPNVNVVEEMADMISASRSFQTNAEMMNTAKTMMQKVLTLGQ, translated from the coding sequence ATGTCTCTATCCAGTGTTTTCAACATTGCCGGTAGCGGCATGAGTGCTCAGACCACTCGCTTGAACACCGTGGCCTCGAACATCGCCAACGCCGAGACCGTTTCGTCGAGCATCGACCAGACCTACCGCGCCCGTCACCCGGTGTTCGCCACCATGTTCCAGGGCGGCCAGAGCGGCGGCAGCGACTCGCTGTTCCAGAACCAGGACGCGGCCGGTCAAGGCGTGCAAGTGCTGGGCGTGGTCGAAGACCAGAGCAACCTTGAAGCGCGCTACGAGCCGAACCATCCGGCTGCGGATGCCAAGGGCTACGTTTACTACCCGAACGTCAACGTTGTCGAAGAAATGGCCGACATGATTTCCGCGAGCCGTTCGTTCCAGACCAACGCCGAAATGATGAACACCGCCAAAACCATGATGCAGAAGGTCCTGACCCTCGGTCAGTGA
- the flgD gene encoding flagellar hook assembly protein FlgD — translation MSVTDTTSGVSIKDVLANSSVKTTTTSDGLSAATSSATGSKALGKDAFLQLLVTQLKNQNPLDPQDNSAFVAQLAQFSSLEGITTLNDTVSGIAGNYNSSQALQASSLVGRSVIAQTDKAVVDTSKSLNGTVVVPTSVSAATVKVTNSAGTVIRTLDLGSQSAGNASFIWDGKDSSGAVAPAGTYTFGATSTIDGTNTSLITYLPATVNSVTISQTGGELMLNLAGLGSVALSKVQTIGL, via the coding sequence ATGAGTGTTACCGATACCACCAGCGGCGTAAGCATCAAGGATGTCCTGGCCAACTCTTCGGTCAAGACCACGACCACCAGTGATGGTCTTTCCGCGGCGACCAGCAGTGCCACCGGCAGCAAGGCATTGGGCAAGGATGCGTTCCTGCAACTGCTGGTCACCCAGCTGAAAAACCAGAACCCGCTCGATCCTCAGGACAACAGCGCGTTCGTAGCCCAGTTGGCGCAGTTCAGTAGCCTGGAAGGCATCACCACGCTGAACGACACCGTCAGCGGCATTGCCGGCAACTACAACTCCTCGCAAGCCTTGCAGGCTTCTTCGCTGGTGGGCCGTTCGGTCATCGCGCAGACCGACAAAGCCGTGGTCGACACCTCCAAGAGCCTCAACGGTACCGTCGTGGTGCCGACATCGGTTTCCGCTGCCACCGTCAAGGTCACCAACTCGGCAGGCACGGTCATCCGCACCCTCGACCTGGGCAGTCAAAGCGCCGGCAACGCCAGCTTCATTTGGGACGGCAAGGACAGTTCGGGTGCGGTGGCACCGGCGGGTACTTACACCTTCGGCGCAACGAGCACCATCGACGGCACGAACACCTCACTGATTACTTACCTGCCGGCAACGGTCAACAGCGTGACCATCAGCCAGACCGGCGGTGAGTTGATGCTGAACCTGGCAGGTCTGGGCAGCGTTGCCCTGTCCAAAGTTCAAACCATTGGTCTATAG
- a CDS encoding response regulator — MEQEAWQVLIVEDDQRLAELTRDYLETNGLRVSIEGNGALAAARIIKEKPDLVILDLMLPGEDGLNICRKVRDKYDGPILMLTARSDDTDQILGLDLGADDYVCKPVRPRLLLARIQALLRRSEAPEVAPEKLRRLQFGPLVVDNALREAWLQDKGIELTSAEFDLLWLLVANAGRILSREEIFTALRGIGYDGQDRSIDVRISRIRPKIGDDPEHPRLIKTIRSKGYLFVPEACTL, encoded by the coding sequence GTGGAGCAAGAAGCCTGGCAGGTATTGATTGTCGAAGACGACCAGCGTCTGGCCGAACTGACCCGCGATTACCTGGAAACCAACGGCCTGCGCGTATCGATCGAGGGCAATGGCGCCCTGGCCGCGGCACGCATCATCAAGGAGAAACCGGATCTGGTGATCCTCGACCTGATGCTCCCCGGCGAAGACGGCTTGAACATCTGCCGCAAGGTCCGTGACAAATATGATGGGCCGATCCTGATGCTCACCGCGCGCAGCGACGATACCGATCAGATTCTTGGCCTGGACCTGGGCGCCGACGACTACGTCTGTAAACCGGTGCGTCCGCGTTTATTGCTGGCGCGCATCCAGGCCTTGCTGCGTCGTAGCGAAGCGCCTGAAGTTGCCCCGGAAAAACTCCGGCGCCTGCAGTTCGGCCCGTTGGTGGTGGACAACGCATTGCGCGAAGCCTGGTTGCAGGACAAAGGCATCGAGCTCACCAGCGCCGAGTTCGATTTGCTCTGGCTGCTGGTGGCCAATGCCGGGCGAATCCTGTCTCGCGAAGAGATTTTCACCGCGCTGCGTGGTATCGGTTACGACGGTCAGGACCGCTCCATTGACGTGCGCATCTCGCGCATCCGCCCCAAGATCGGCGATGACCCGGAGCATCCGCGGCTGATCAAGACCATCCGCAGCAAAGGCTATTTGTTCGTGCCGGAAGCCTGCACCCTGTGA
- a CDS encoding flagella synthesis protein FlgN, protein MHDTHLLQLIIDDFAPAQQLLELLQTESLALHGRDMPLLEDILAHKQALIILLEQHGRKRSEILTSLNLPTNRQGLEQLASQSSIGERLLGQSDVLTDLLAQCQAANANNGQSILVQQAATANQLKILTGGEPPALYDARGSTSKLAKPRQLSQA, encoded by the coding sequence ATGCACGACACTCATTTACTGCAACTGATCATCGACGACTTTGCCCCGGCGCAACAACTGCTGGAGCTACTGCAAACCGAGTCCCTCGCCTTGCACGGTCGCGACATGCCACTGCTCGAAGACATTCTGGCGCATAAACAAGCATTGATCATTCTGCTCGAACAGCATGGCCGCAAGCGCAGTGAAATCCTCACCAGCCTCAACCTGCCAACCAACCGCCAGGGTCTGGAGCAACTCGCCAGCCAGTCGAGCATTGGCGAACGGTTGCTGGGACAGAGCGACGTGCTGACCGACCTCCTGGCCCAGTGCCAGGCCGCCAATGCCAACAATGGCCAGTCGATTCTGGTGCAGCAGGCCGCCACGGCCAACCAGCTGAAAATCCTCACCGGTGGCGAGCCGCCAGCGCTCTACGATGCCCGCGGATCAACCTCCAAGCTCGCCAAGCCACGCCAGCTCAGTCAGGCTTGA
- the flgE gene encoding flagellar hook protein FlgE, producing MSFNVGLSGLYAANKQLDVTGNNIANVATTGFKSSRAEFEDVYSATRLGTGSKTVGNGVRLANVSQQFSQGDVNNTGNVLDMGIQGNGFFILSDNGSLSYTRAGAFKTDAQNYVVDNNGNRLQGYGVDANGKIINGVLTDLKIDTSSLKPNPTTKVDQTMNLNSAETTPTVAPFSPTDTNSYNKTISTKVYDSQGNEHTMDQYYVKTGTNAWRVYTYMDGRSPANPATEPPVAITADITFNSDGSINTLTAGAGWTQTGNTLTMTGWVPGVITNAATTPVTWGPNGSVAATGGIAFNMALTTSYNSPTARTAQYQDGYATGQISSLTIDASGVMTANFSNQQTKAIGQVAVASFANEQGLQPIGGTRWKETFASGVAGVDAPKTGTMGSIVSNSLEESNVNLTNELVDLIKAQSNYQANAKTISTQSTIMQTIIQMT from the coding sequence ATGTCTTTCAACGTCGGCCTTAGCGGTCTCTATGCAGCCAACAAACAACTGGACGTGACCGGCAACAACATCGCCAACGTCGCGACCACCGGTTTCAAATCGTCCCGCGCAGAATTCGAAGACGTGTACTCGGCCACTCGCCTGGGGACCGGCAGCAAGACCGTCGGCAATGGCGTACGCCTGGCCAACGTATCCCAGCAGTTCAGCCAGGGCGACGTGAACAACACCGGCAACGTGTTGGACATGGGCATCCAGGGCAATGGCTTCTTCATCCTCAGCGACAACGGTTCCCTGAGCTACACCCGTGCCGGTGCGTTCAAGACCGACGCTCAAAACTATGTGGTCGATAACAACGGCAACCGTCTGCAGGGTTATGGCGTCGATGCCAACGGCAAGATCATCAACGGTGTGTTGACTGACTTGAAGATTGATACGTCGAGCTTGAAGCCGAATCCGACTACCAAGGTTGATCAGACGATGAACCTGAACTCGGCGGAAACAACGCCAACCGTGGCTCCGTTCAGCCCGACCGATACCAACAGCTATAACAAGACCATCTCCACCAAGGTCTACGACAGTCAGGGTAACGAGCACACCATGGATCAGTACTACGTGAAAACGGGTACCAATGCCTGGCGTGTCTATACCTACATGGACGGTCGTTCTCCAGCCAACCCGGCCACCGAACCTCCAGTAGCGATCACCGCCGACATCACGTTCAACTCCGACGGCAGCATCAATACGCTGACGGCGGGTGCCGGCTGGACCCAGACTGGTAACACGTTGACCATGACCGGTTGGGTGCCAGGCGTCATTACCAACGCCGCAACGACTCCTGTGACCTGGGGCCCGAACGGTTCCGTCGCTGCCACTGGCGGTATTGCGTTCAACATGGCGCTGACCACTTCTTACAACTCGCCAACCGCCCGTACCGCCCAATACCAGGACGGCTACGCCACCGGTCAGATCTCCAGCCTGACCATCGACGCCAGCGGCGTCATGACTGCGAACTTCAGTAACCAGCAAACCAAGGCCATCGGTCAGGTGGCGGTGGCCAGTTTTGCCAACGAGCAAGGCCTGCAGCCAATTGGTGGCACACGCTGGAAAGAAACCTTCGCCTCCGGTGTGGCCGGTGTCGATGCACCGAAAACCGGTACCATGGGCTCGATCGTGTCCAACTCCCTGGAAGAGTCCAACGTCAACCTGACCAACGAGCTGGTTGACTTGATCAAGGCGCAGAGCAACTACCAGGCGAACGCCAAGACCATCTCCACCCAGAGCACCATCATGCAGACCATCATTCAGATGACCTGA
- a CDS encoding ribonucleoside-diphosphate reductase subunit alpha, which yields MQTDTTRENPQGTLPQAADSNSDLSATAPGQLRVIKRNGTVVPYTDDKITVAITKAFLAVEGGTAAASSRIHDTVARLTEQVTATFKRRMPSGGTIHIEEIQDQVELALMRAGEQKVARDYVIYRDSRAKERAAHSPAEEAVNAHPSIRITRADGSLAPLDMGRLNTIVTEACEGLEEVDGELIQRETLKNLYDGVALTDVNTALVMTARTLVEREPNYSFVTARLLMDTLRAEGLNFLGVAESATHHEMVDLYAKALPAYIAKGIEFELLNPVLASFDLEKLGKAINHERDQQFTYLGLQTLYDRYFIHKDGIRFELPQIFFMRVAMGLAIEEKQKEDRAIEFYNLLSSFDYMSSTPTLFNAGTLRPQLSSCYLTTVPDDLSGIYHAIHDNAMLSKFAGGLGNDWTPVRALGSYIKGTNGKSQGVVPFLKVVNDTAVAVNQGGKRKGAVCAYLETWHMDIEEFIELRKNTGDDRRRTHDMNTANWIPDLFMKRVFDDGKWTLFSPSEVPDLHDLTGKAFEERYEYYEALTEYPGKVKLFKTIQAKDLWRKMLSMLFETGHPWLTFKDPCNLRSPQQHVGVVHSSNLCTEITLNTNKDEIAVCNLGSINLPNHIVDGKLDTAKLQRTVNTAVRMLDNVIDINYYSVPQAKNSNFKHRPVGLGIMGFQDALYLQHIPYGSDAAVEFADKSMEAVSYYAIQASCDLADERGAYETFQGSLWSKGILPLDSQQILIEQRGQKYIDVDLNETLDWAPVRARVQKGIRNSNIMAIAPTATIANITGVSQSIEPTYQNLYVKSNLSGEFTVINPYLVRDLKARGLWDSVMINDLKYYDGSVQQIERIPQELKELYATAFEVDTKWIVDAASRRQKWIDQAQSLNLYIAGASGKKLDVTYRMAWYRGLKTTYYLRALAATSTEKSTINTGKLNAVSSGGNHGDDSVLAAPAGPAPVPKACAIDEPDCEACQ from the coding sequence ATGCAAACCGACACAACTCGCGAGAACCCGCAGGGCACCTTGCCGCAGGCCGCCGATTCGAATTCGGATCTGTCCGCCACCGCGCCTGGCCAACTGCGCGTGATCAAGCGTAACGGCACTGTCGTCCCTTACACCGATGACAAGATCACCGTCGCCATCACCAAAGCGTTTCTCGCAGTTGAGGGCGGCACCGCTGCCGCTTCGTCGCGAATCCACGACACCGTTGCCCGCCTGACCGAACAAGTCACCGCGACCTTCAAGCGTCGCATGCCTTCTGGCGGCACCATCCACATCGAAGAGATCCAGGACCAGGTCGAACTGGCCCTGATGCGTGCCGGCGAGCAGAAAGTAGCCCGCGACTATGTGATCTACCGTGACTCCCGCGCCAAAGAGCGCGCAGCGCACAGCCCTGCCGAAGAAGCCGTCAACGCTCACCCATCGATCCGCATCACCCGCGCCGATGGCAGCCTCGCGCCGCTGGACATGGGTCGTCTGAACACCATCGTCACCGAAGCATGCGAAGGTCTGGAAGAAGTCGACGGCGAGCTGATCCAGCGTGAAACCCTGAAAAACCTGTACGACGGCGTGGCCCTGACCGACGTCAACACCGCTCTGGTGATGACTGCCCGTACGCTGGTCGAGCGTGAACCGAACTACTCGTTCGTGACCGCCCGCCTGCTGATGGACACCCTGCGTGCCGAAGGCCTGAACTTCCTCGGCGTCGCCGAGAGCGCGACCCACCACGAAATGGTCGACCTGTACGCCAAGGCACTGCCTGCGTACATCGCCAAAGGTATCGAATTCGAATTGCTGAATCCGGTTCTGGCGTCCTTCGACCTGGAAAAACTCGGCAAGGCGATCAACCACGAGCGCGATCAGCAGTTCACGTACCTGGGCCTGCAAACCCTGTACGACCGTTACTTCATCCACAAGGACGGTATCCGCTTCGAACTGCCACAGATTTTCTTCATGCGCGTGGCCATGGGCCTGGCGATCGAAGAGAAGCAGAAAGAAGACCGCGCCATCGAGTTCTACAACCTGTTGTCGTCCTTCGACTACATGTCCTCGACGCCGACCCTCTTCAACGCCGGTACCCTGCGTCCACAGCTGTCGAGCTGCTACCTGACCACCGTGCCGGATGACCTGTCGGGCATCTACCACGCGATCCACGACAACGCCATGCTGTCGAAATTCGCCGGCGGCCTGGGCAACGACTGGACGCCGGTTCGTGCGCTGGGTTCGTACATCAAGGGCACCAACGGCAAATCCCAGGGCGTCGTGCCGTTCCTGAAAGTGGTGAACGACACCGCCGTCGCCGTTAACCAGGGTGGCAAGCGCAAAGGCGCTGTCTGTGCCTACCTGGAAACCTGGCACATGGACATCGAAGAGTTCATCGAACTGCGTAAGAACACCGGTGATGACCGTCGTCGTACCCACGACATGAACACCGCCAACTGGATCCCTGACCTGTTCATGAAGCGTGTCTTCGATGACGGCAAGTGGACCCTGTTCTCGCCGTCCGAAGTACCGGACCTGCACGACCTGACCGGCAAGGCCTTCGAAGAGCGCTACGAGTACTACGAAGCCCTGACCGAGTACCCGGGCAAGGTCAAGCTGTTCAAGACCATTCAGGCCAAAGACCTGTGGCGCAAAATGCTGTCCATGCTGTTTGAAACCGGCCACCCATGGCTGACCTTCAAAGACCCGTGCAACCTGCGCAGCCCGCAGCAGCACGTGGGCGTGGTTCACAGCTCGAACCTGTGCACCGAGATCACCTTGAACACCAACAAGGACGAGATCGCCGTTTGCAACCTGGGCTCGATCAACCTGCCGAACCACATCGTCGACGGCAAGCTGGACACCGCCAAGCTGCAACGCACCGTGAACACCGCCGTGCGCATGCTCGATAACGTGATCGACATCAACTACTACTCGGTGCCGCAAGCGAAGAACTCCAACTTCAAGCACCGTCCGGTCGGTCTGGGCATCATGGGCTTCCAGGACGCTTTGTACCTGCAGCACATCCCTTACGGTTCCGACGCTGCCGTCGAGTTCGCCGACAAGTCGATGGAAGCGGTCAGCTACTACGCGATCCAGGCGTCCTGCGACCTGGCTGACGAGCGTGGCGCCTACGAGACGTTCCAGGGTTCGCTGTGGTCCAAAGGCATCCTGCCGCTGGATTCGCAACAGATCCTGATCGAACAGCGTGGCCAGAAGTACATCGACGTTGACCTGAACGAAACCCTGGACTGGGCACCGGTTCGTGCCCGTGTACAGAAAGGCATTCGTAACTCCAACATCATGGCCATCGCACCGACCGCGACCATCGCCAACATCACCGGCGTGTCGCAGTCGATCGAACCGACCTACCAGAACCTCTATGTGAAATCGAACCTGTCAGGCGAATTCACCGTGATCAACCCGTACCTGGTTCGCGACCTGAAGGCTCGCGGCCTGTGGGACTCGGTCATGATCAACGACCTGAAGTACTACGACGGTTCGGTGCAGCAGATCGAGCGCATCCCGCAAGAACTCAAAGAGCTCTACGCGACTGCCTTCGAAGTGGACACCAAGTGGATCGTCGACGCCGCCAGCCGTCGTCAGAAGTGGATCGACCAGGCTCAGTCGCTGAACCTGTACATCGCCGGCGCTTCGGGCAAGAAGCTGGACGTGACCTACCGCATGGCCTGGTACCGTGGTCTGAAAACCACCTACTACCTCCGTGCCCTGGCCGCGACCAGCACCGAGAAGTCGACCATCAACACCGGTAAGCTAAACGCTGTTTCCAGCGGCGGCAACCACGGTGACGACTCGGTCCTGGCAGCCCCAGCCGGTCCAGCTCCAGTGCCGAAGGCCTGCGCCATCGACGAGCCGGATTGCGAAGCTTGCCAATAA
- the cheR gene encoding protein-glutamate O-methyltransferase CheR: protein MSTGNLDFEQFRVFLEKACGILLGENKQYLVSSRLNKLMEQQGIKSLSELVQRIQTQPRSGLREMVVDAMTTNETLWFRDTYPFEVLKNKVLPEAIKASPGQRLRIWSAACSSGQEPYSLSMSIDEFERANMGQLKMGVQIVATDLSGTMLTNCKTGEYDSLAIGRGLSPERLQRYFDPKGPGRWAIKAPIKNRVEFRSFNLLDSYASLGKFDIVFCRNVLIYFSAEVKKDILLRIHSTLKPGGYLFLGASEALNGLPDHYQMVQCSPGIIYQAK, encoded by the coding sequence TTGTCTACGGGTAATTTGGATTTCGAACAGTTCCGGGTATTCCTGGAAAAAGCCTGTGGCATTTTGCTCGGTGAAAACAAGCAATATCTGGTCTCGAGCCGTCTCAACAAACTGATGGAACAGCAGGGCATCAAGTCCCTGAGTGAGCTGGTTCAGCGCATCCAGACCCAGCCGCGCAGCGGTTTGCGCGAGATGGTGGTGGATGCCATGACTACCAACGAAACCCTGTGGTTTCGTGACACCTATCCGTTTGAAGTCTTGAAGAACAAGGTATTGCCTGAAGCGATCAAGGCAAGCCCGGGGCAGCGCCTGCGGATCTGGTCGGCGGCGTGTTCGTCGGGTCAGGAACCGTATTCGTTGTCGATGTCCATCGATGAGTTTGAACGGGCCAACATGGGCCAGTTGAAAATGGGTGTGCAGATCGTTGCTACCGACCTGTCCGGCACCATGCTGACCAACTGCAAGACTGGCGAGTACGACAGCCTGGCCATCGGTCGCGGTCTGTCGCCCGAGCGCCTTCAGCGTTACTTCGACCCCAAGGGACCGGGGCGCTGGGCGATCAAGGCACCGATCAAGAATCGGGTGGAATTTCGCTCGTTCAACCTGCTGGACAGTTATGCGAGCCTGGGCAAGTTCGACATCGTGTTCTGTCGCAACGTGCTGATCTACTTCTCCGCCGAGGTGAAGAAAGACATCCTGTTGCGCATTCACAGCACGCTCAAGCCGGGCGGTTATCTGTTCCTTGGTGCGTCTGAAGCGCTAAACGGTTTGCCGGACCATTACCAGATGGTCCAGTGCAGCCCGGGGATCATTTACCAGGCGAAGTGA
- a CDS encoding chemotaxis protein CheV, which produces MAGVMDSVNQRTQLVGQNRLELLLFRLDGQQLYGINVFKVREVLQCPKLTLMPKSSPVVCGVANIRGATIPILDLAMATGAGRLLDQSNPFVIITEYNTKTQGFLVRSVERIVNMNWEEIHPPPKGTGRDHYLTAVTRVDNQLVEIIDVEKVLAEVAPTPEAISVGVVDVETQHKALSLCVLTVDDSSVARKQVTRCLQTIGVEVVALNDGRQALDYLRKLVDEGKKPEEEFLMMISDIEMPEMDGYTLTAEIRSDPRMQKLHIILHTSLSGVFNQAMVKKVGADDFLAKFRPDDLASRVVDRIKAADNS; this is translated from the coding sequence ATGGCTGGTGTAATGGATTCGGTGAACCAGCGCACGCAACTGGTAGGGCAGAATCGCCTTGAGCTGTTGTTGTTCCGTCTCGACGGCCAGCAGCTGTATGGGATCAACGTGTTCAAGGTTCGCGAGGTGCTGCAATGCCCCAAGCTGACCCTGATGCCCAAGTCCAGTCCTGTCGTGTGCGGTGTGGCGAATATTCGGGGGGCAACCATTCCGATTCTGGATCTGGCGATGGCGACCGGTGCCGGTCGGTTGCTGGACCAGAGCAATCCCTTCGTGATCATCACGGAGTACAACACCAAGACCCAGGGTTTCCTGGTTCGGTCGGTGGAGCGCATCGTCAACATGAACTGGGAGGAGATTCATCCGCCACCCAAGGGGACGGGGCGCGATCACTACCTGACGGCTGTGACTCGGGTCGACAATCAGTTAGTCGAAATCATCGACGTCGAGAAGGTGCTGGCGGAAGTGGCGCCGACACCGGAAGCGATTTCGGTGGGCGTGGTCGATGTTGAAACCCAGCACAAGGCGCTCTCTTTGTGTGTATTGACGGTCGATGACTCGTCGGTGGCGCGCAAGCAGGTGACCCGTTGCCTGCAAACGATCGGTGTCGAAGTGGTGGCGTTGAACGACGGCCGGCAAGCGCTGGATTACCTGCGCAAGCTGGTCGACGAGGGCAAGAAGCCGGAAGAAGAGTTCCTGATGATGATCTCCGACATCGAAATGCCGGAGATGGACGGGTACACCCTGACGGCCGAGATCCGCAGCGACCCACGCATGCAAAAGCTCCATATCATCCTGCATACTTCGTTGTCGGGTGTGTTCAATCAGGCGATGGTCAAGAAGGTCGGTGCCGATGATTTTCTGGCCAAGTTCCGTCCTGATGACCTGGCATCCCGGGTAGTCGACCGGATCAAAGCAGCAGATAACAGCTAG
- the flgA gene encoding flagellar basal body P-ring formation chaperone FlgA has product MNTEPTFFRHLTSTCRRLLCAMSAVCLFNAGSPALADTVTLPDMLIGVTQGFLEFTVEDYLATSQTQGRYEIQVNQLDPRLRMPMCDKELTATLESPARPLGRVTVKVRCDGASPWTVFVPAQVKLFRDIVTTTRPLKRTGIIEPQDVTLRERDISLINQGFLTSVDQAIGQKLTRPMVADQIITLVHLEQAEVVRKGDQVVITARSGTLSVRMPGEALSNGGLSEQIRVKNLNSQRVIKAQVTAPGQVEVAM; this is encoded by the coding sequence ATGAACACAGAACCGACATTTTTCCGACACCTGACATCAACCTGCCGCAGATTGCTCTGTGCGATGTCGGCCGTTTGCCTGTTCAACGCTGGCAGCCCTGCCCTTGCTGATACGGTTACCTTGCCTGACATGCTTATCGGCGTCACCCAAGGCTTTCTTGAATTCACCGTAGAGGACTATCTGGCCACCAGTCAAACGCAAGGTCGTTACGAAATCCAGGTCAATCAGCTCGATCCACGCCTGCGCATGCCTATGTGCGACAAGGAATTGACAGCCACCCTCGAGAGCCCAGCAAGGCCTCTGGGGCGGGTCACGGTCAAGGTTCGCTGCGATGGCGCCTCGCCCTGGACCGTCTTCGTGCCCGCTCAAGTGAAGCTGTTTCGCGACATCGTGACGACCACTCGTCCGCTCAAGCGCACAGGGATTATCGAACCTCAGGACGTAACCCTGCGCGAGCGCGATATCAGCCTGATAAATCAGGGGTTTCTGACTTCTGTCGATCAGGCGATCGGGCAAAAACTTACCCGACCAATGGTCGCCGATCAGATCATCACGCTGGTGCATCTCGAACAGGCGGAAGTGGTTCGCAAGGGCGACCAGGTGGTGATCACCGCCCGCAGTGGTACGCTCAGTGTGCGCATGCCGGGTGAAGCGCTGTCCAACGGCGGCCTGAGCGAACAGATTCGCGTGAAGAACCTTAATTCCCAACGGGTCATCAAGGCGCAAGTCACTGCGCCCGGCCAGGTGGAAGTGGCCATGTAG
- the flgM gene encoding flagellar biosynthesis anti-sigma factor FlgM, translating to MVIDFSRLNSSSSLTGSTRTSTAKETAEAGQSAPLNTPAEQASTTKSGESVHLSNEAQQLQKVTDKLRDQPAVDNARVAELKAAIADGSYKVDSNRVASKLLNFEAQR from the coding sequence ATGGTCATCGATTTCAGTCGTTTAAACAGCTCCTCGTCACTTACGGGCAGTACGCGTACCAGCACCGCGAAGGAAACCGCCGAAGCCGGCCAATCCGCGCCGCTGAATACCCCGGCCGAACAGGCCAGTACCACCAAAAGCGGGGAATCGGTACACCTCAGCAATGAGGCTCAACAGTTGCAGAAGGTCACTGACAAGCTGCGCGATCAGCCTGCCGTCGACAACGCCCGCGTGGCCGAGTTGAAAGCAGCGATTGCCGATGGCAGCTATAAAGTCGACAGCAACCGTGTAGCCAGCAAACTGCTCAACTTCGAAGCCCAGCGCTAG